From the genome of Dehalococcoidia bacterium, one region includes:
- a CDS encoding DUF6125 family protein — protein sequence MADLQDYSGPFKKDIKLEDFSKEALIRLYQAACRDYLGIDGLWLGLMRKTYGDKQAWQYHIDVWEGGTKGEVMRTRGALNIEKADVEAVMKYVQTSASLGGLFHIDCELFDKEHGRYTITKCHALDYFEKHGDMELLKQACERVCIPYNQRSADWFDPKIKWVPVKLPPRQSKDEPACVWDIYLEK from the coding sequence ATGGCAGATCTACAGGATTACAGCGGCCCGTTCAAAAAGGACATCAAGCTGGAAGATTTCTCCAAGGAAGCCCTGATCCGGCTTTATCAGGCGGCGTGCCGGGACTACCTCGGCATCGACGGGTTATGGCTCGGCCTGATGCGAAAAACGTACGGAGACAAGCAGGCGTGGCAGTACCACATCGACGTATGGGAGGGCGGCACCAAGGGTGAGGTCATGCGCACCCGCGGCGCACTGAACATTGAAAAGGCCGACGTGGAAGCCGTGATGAAGTATGTGCAGACCAGCGCCTCGCTGGGAGGACTGTTCCATATCGACTGCGAGCTTTTCGACAAAGAGCACGGCCGATACACCATCACCAAGTGCCACGCGCTGGACTATTTTGAGAAGCACGGGGACATGGAGCTCCTGAAACAGGCCTGCGAACGGGTCTGCATACCCTACAACCAGCGCTCCGCCGACTGGTTCGACCCCAAGATAAAGTGGGTCCCGGTGAAGCTGCCGCCGCGCCAGAGCAAGGACGAGCCCGCCTGCGTCTGGGATATCTACCTGGAGAAATAA
- a CDS encoding NAD(P)-dependent oxidoreductase produces MKSLNGEKILFTGLTGQIGFPLALHLAGENEVWGLDIFRDEDKKKQLEQAGVNTRVMDLARPDYGNMPDDFSYVIHFAVYQEGGLDFDEALRVNAEGTGLLMTHCRKAKGVLIMSSCAVYELPQDPNHPVRETDPLNGPQAAHCPTYVISKTAQEAVARFAARQLGLPTTIARMNVYYGGYGGLPAWQFEWMKAGMPVPVQPNRASLCNPIHEEDVHNHVGALLAAAGVPAVIVNWGGDEAVDVRTYCSYMADIAGLKVQFKEAPDDPLAARTVVVDNARRKEMAGGCRVQWRDGMRRMLAARHPEIKLKA; encoded by the coding sequence ATGAAAAGCCTGAATGGTGAGAAGATTCTGTTCACGGGGCTGACGGGCCAGATTGGCTTCCCTCTGGCTTTACATCTGGCCGGGGAGAATGAGGTCTGGGGCCTGGACATCTTCAGAGATGAAGACAAGAAAAAACAGCTGGAGCAGGCGGGAGTGAACACGCGCGTCATGGACCTGGCCAGGCCGGACTATGGGAACATGCCGGATGACTTCAGCTACGTGATCCACTTCGCCGTGTACCAGGAGGGAGGTCTGGACTTCGACGAAGCTCTTCGCGTCAATGCCGAGGGCACCGGCCTGCTGATGACGCACTGCCGCAAGGCAAAAGGGGTGCTCATCATGTCGAGCTGCGCGGTCTACGAGCTGCCGCAGGATCCCAATCACCCCGTCAGGGAGACGGACCCTCTTAACGGCCCGCAGGCGGCGCATTGTCCAACGTATGTCATATCGAAGACGGCGCAAGAGGCGGTGGCCAGGTTCGCCGCCCGACAACTGGGGCTGCCCACCACCATCGCCCGGATGAACGTGTACTACGGCGGTTACGGGGGCCTGCCGGCGTGGCAGTTTGAATGGATGAAAGCAGGCATGCCTGTGCCTGTTCAGCCGAACCGCGCTTCGCTGTGCAACCCGATCCACGAAGAGGATGTTCACAACCATGTCGGTGCGCTACTGGCGGCAGCCGGTGTCCCGGCGGTAATCGTCAATTGGGGCGGAGACGAGGCCGTGGATGTGCGGACCTATTGTTCCTACATGGCGGATATCGCGGGTTTGAAGGTTCAGTTCAAGGAGGCCCCGGACGACCCTCTTGCGGCCAGGACGGTGGTGGTTGATAACGCCCGGCGCAAGGAGATGGCGGGGGGATGCCGGGTCCAGTGGCGTGACGGCATGCGGCGCATGCTGGCCGCCAGGCACCCTGAGATCAAGCTGAAGGCATAG